In Luteimonas viscosa, the following proteins share a genomic window:
- a CDS encoding LacI family DNA-binding transcriptional regulator — MAVTLDEVAALAKVSPMTVSRVVNGHGKVRDTTRDRVMRAVRELGYTPNLAASALATAQDTRVALIYTNPSSAYLRELLVGALRGATRTAAQLVIDTWDTLGANAQRQAARTLAKRVAGVILPPPLCESKGVIAEFIDADVPVVAIASGRFNHDISCVRIDDFRASKEITTHLVAAGHQRIGYIKGHPNQTASVRRFEGFQAALAEAGLPLDETLVESGYFTYRSGLEAAEKLLAHPAPPTAIFASNDDMAAAVVSVAHRRHLEVPQDLSVVGFDDTSAATTVWPELTTIRQPIAAMADSAVDILLRSIRRKDRSTRMLVDHVIPHQLVKRDSVARPAR, encoded by the coding sequence ATGGCGGTCACGCTCGACGAAGTGGCCGCCCTGGCCAAGGTGTCGCCGATGACGGTCTCGCGCGTGGTCAACGGCCACGGCAAGGTCCGCGACACCACGCGCGACCGGGTGATGCGCGCGGTGCGAGAACTGGGCTACACCCCGAACCTGGCGGCGAGCGCGTTGGCGACCGCGCAGGACACGCGGGTCGCACTGATCTACACCAACCCCAGCAGCGCCTACCTGCGCGAACTGCTGGTCGGCGCGCTGCGCGGCGCCACCCGCACCGCGGCGCAGCTGGTGATCGACACCTGGGACACGCTCGGCGCCAATGCGCAGCGCCAGGCGGCGCGCACGCTGGCCAAGCGCGTGGCCGGCGTGATCCTGCCGCCGCCGCTGTGCGAATCCAAGGGCGTGATCGCGGAGTTCATCGATGCCGATGTCCCGGTGGTGGCGATCGCTTCGGGGCGCTTCAACCACGACATCTCCTGCGTGCGCATCGACGATTTCCGCGCCAGCAAGGAGATCACCACGCACCTGGTCGCCGCCGGCCACCAGCGCATCGGCTACATCAAGGGCCATCCCAACCAGACCGCGAGCGTGCGCCGCTTCGAGGGATTCCAGGCGGCGCTGGCCGAAGCCGGCCTCCCGCTCGACGAGACCCTGGTCGAATCGGGTTACTTCACGTATCGCTCCGGACTCGAGGCCGCGGAAAAGCTGCTCGCCCACCCGGCGCCGCCGACGGCGATCTTCGCCAGCAACGACGACATGGCCGCCGCCGTGGTCTCGGTGGCGCATCGCCGGCACCTGGAGGTGCCGCAGGACCTGTCGGTGGTCGGATTCGACGACACCTCCGCCGCCACCACCGTCTGGCCGGAGCTGACCACCATCCGCCAGCCGATCGCGGCGATGGCCGATTCGGCGGTCGACATCCTGTTGCGCAGCATCCGCCGCAAGGACCGCAGCACGCGCATGCTGGTCGACCACGTCATTCCCCACCAGCTGGTCAAGCGCGATTCGGTGGCCCGCCCGGCCCGTTGA